From a single Tachypleus tridentatus isolate NWPU-2018 chromosome 6, ASM421037v1, whole genome shotgun sequence genomic region:
- the LOC143251560 gene encoding vesicular acetylcholine transporter-like, producing the protein MTVIPIINQDTSQIWKKLNDKLDEPKSQRRLILVIVCVALLLDNMLYMVIVPIIPDYLRQIGAWDTHREGGTYSTEYRNVTTNGTLTNVTIRHFSGWKTVYEGEDSAVGILFASKAIIQLFINPFSGALIDRIGYDIPMMIGLTIMFFSTAVFACGQNYGILFFARSLQGVGSAFADTGGLAMIADRFTEEAERSKALGIALAFISFGCLVAPPFGGLLYEFAGKKVPFIVLSLVCLVDGILLLFVMRPVKQAMKSDGTERPKGTPIWRLFIDPYIAIAAGALMMSNVSLAFLEPTISIWMEDNMNVEEWQMGLIWLPAFFPHVIGVYLTVRLAKSYLRYQWLLAAVGLALEGLCSLMVPFASSFWILIIPISGICFGIAMVDTSLLPTLGYLVDVRYVSVYGSIYAIADISYSLAYAIGPIIAGGIVQTIGFLALNIFIALSNLLYAPLLAALRYIYDYKPFENEANILMSDPPPKQYQMYMLQDGVNSSKPTDLGINNTNHVSHDQAQQQTEFMETSGLSSTNPFRQTSFTQSGESGQRTVTKKHVRSRGYRSVDMERIITSSEDEIE; encoded by the coding sequence ATGACAGTGATTCCAATTATAAACCAGGACACTTCCCAGATATGGAAGAAACTCAACGACAAACTAGATGAGCCCAAAAGTCAACGAAGATTAATTCTGGTTATTGTTTGTGTGGCTCTCCTGTTGGATAACATGTTATACATGGTTATAGTTCCCATCATTCCTGACTATTTACGACAAATCGGAGCTTGGGATACTCACCGAGAAGGTGGTACGTACAGCACCGAATACAGGAATGTTACAACTAACGGCACCCTAACTAATGTTACAATTCGGCACTTTAGTGGGTGGAAGACTGTATACGAGGGTGAAGACTCCGCTGTTGGCATCCTCTTTGCATCTAAAGCAATAATACAATTATTCATTAATCCTTTCTCTGGAGCTCTGATAGATCGGATTGGCTATGACATTCCTATGATGATAGGTTTgacaataatgtttttttctactgCAGTTTTTGCCTGTGGTCAGAACTATGGCATACTTTTCTTCGCTCGGAGTTTACAGGGAGTAGGATCCGCATTTGCAGATACTGGTGGTCTGGCCATGATTGCTGACCGCTTTACTGAAGAAGCAGAACGTAGCAAGGCTCTAGGAATCGCTTTGGCTTTCATTTCCTTTGGTTGTTTAGTGGCCCCTCCGTTTGGTGGGTTACTTTATGAATTTGCTGGGAAAAAAGTACCTTTCATTGTCTTGTCACTTGTCTGTCTTGTGGATGGGATACTTCTACTCTTTGTAATGAGACCTGTTAAACAAGCAATGAAAAGCGATGGTACCGAACGACCTAAAGGTACTCCAATCTGGAGACTTTTCATTGATCCTTACATAGCAATAGCAGCAGGAGCGCTCATGATGTCTAACGTATCATTAGCTTTTCTGGAACCGACTATATCCATATGGATGGAAGACAACATGAATGTAGAGGAGTGGCAGATGGGATTGATTTGGCTTCCCGCTTTCTTTCCGCATGTAATAGGTGTGTACTTGACAGTACGGTTGGCCAAATCTTATCTTCGTTACCAATGGTTATTGGCAGCAGTCGGACTTGCTCTTGAAGGACTTTGTAGTCTCATGGTTCCATTTGCTTCGTCATTTTGGATTTTAATAATTCCAATATCGGGAATTTGCTTTGGCATAGCTATGGTAGACACTTCTCTTCTTCCTACGTTAGGTTACTTGGTTGACGTACGATACGTTTCTGTGTATGGATCAATTTATGCTATTGCAGACATATCGTATTCTTTAGCCTATGCTATTGGTCCTATAATTGCAGGTGGTATTGTGCAGACCATTGGTTTTCTTGCACTGAATATCTTTATTGCTCTTTCGAATTTGTTATACGCTCCATTACTGGCTGCTCTTCGTTATATTTACGATTATAAACCATTCGAGAATGAGGCGAACATTTTGATGTCAGACCCACCACCAAAGCAGTATCAGATGTACATGCTACAAGATGGAGTAAATAGCTCAAAGCCTACCGATTTAGGAATCAATAACACAAATCATGTTTCTCATGATCAAGCTCAGCAGCAGACAGAATTCATGGAGACCTCAGGCCTTTCCAGTACTAACCCCTTTCGCCAAACTAGCTTTACACAATCAGGAGAAAGTGGCCAGAGGACGGTGACCAAGAAACACGTCCGTAGTCGAGGTTATCGATCGGTAGATATGGAGAGAATTATTACCAGTTCGGAAGATGAAATAGAGTGA